From Acidianus brierleyi:
AATTATGGGATGGTAGTCTTGAAAGTTTAAGAAAATCTCTTTCCGAAATTAAGGGAAGTTTTGCTTTTATATTAGGAGACAAAAAAAGACCCGATAGAATATTTGCAGTACAGAATTTTAAGCCAATCTATATGGCTTATGATTTTTCATTAAAAGCAGCATTTTTCTCGTCATTAGATGATTATTTTGACGTAAAGCCTTTTGATCCAGTTAATGTAAAAAAGTTAGATCCATACAGTATAGTAGAGATAACAAAAGATATGAAGATTAATCAAATACCTTTAATTTCAAAGTTAAGTAAAAGAGCGTTAGTAATAGCTAGTGGAGGTCTAGATTCAACTGTAGCTGCTACAAAATTGATAAGAGATGGATATGATGTAACTCTTATACATTTTAACTATAATCACAAAGCTGAGGAAAAGGAAAGAGAAGCAGTAAGAAAAATTTCCGAATACCTTAATGTAAAATTGATTGAAATGGATACTAATATATTTAAGATTATAGGTCATACGTCCCTTTTAAAAAATGGTGGCGAAATAATTAAGGATAGAATGGGAGAAGAAGGAGCAGAATTTGCTCATGAGTGGGTTCCTGCTAGGAATTCAATCTTCATGACAATAGCTCTTGGCATAGCTGAAGCTGAAGGTTATGATGCAGTAGCTACTGGTATAAATTTAGAGGAATCTGGAGCTTATCCTGATAATGAAATGGAATTTATAAGGTTATTTGATAAATTATCTCCTTATGTAACTGGTCCAAATAAGAAAATTGACATACTTATGCCAGTAGGTAATCTAGTAAAACATGAGATTGTTAAGCTTGGTGTCGAAATCGGTGCCCCTCTTCATTTAACGTGGAGTTGCTATGAAGGTGGAAATAAACATTGTGGAAGATGCGGTCCATGTTATATGAGAAAAACAGCGTTTAAAATAAATGGCTTAAAGGATCCTGTAGAATATGAAAGTTAGATTAGTTTAACATTTATAGTTTTTTTACCTTCAACCTTTATTTTATCTCCTTTACTGATCTTTAACGGACCTATAAAGGCTCCTAAAGAAATATATCCATTCATATCAGATTTTATTAGATCTTTTATAGAATATGAAGGACCTCCTTCTGCAGTGAATTTATCGTTTATAGATAATTTAAATATACCAAACGGTGGTTCAATCTCTTTTCCTACATAGAGTCTACCTGCAAAAGCATCGTCTGCTATTATATACTCTTGTGACAGATCCCATGTATTAAATCTCGTAGCAGGTAGCTCTAGTCCTAAGAAAGTTTTTTCCAATCTTCCATTTTTTACAAGTGCTATTATTTCCACTTCTAGTTTATGGGTTGGGAACCATAATTCAACATTATCAAAAGTTATCATTTTCTTGGTCAATATGCCTATGACTCCACCTTTAGCTATTTTATATCCTCCAAATCCTTCGTAAGAAACTAACATATTACTAAACTCTTTCCCTATATCTTTAGCTTCTTCTTGAGTTAAAGGAAAAGGCTCAATAGTTTTTCTTTCTTTATAAGCTTCGAACAGAAGTTCGGCTTTATTCATACCACTCATACTCAAACTTAATAATTTAGTTAAATAAAATAATTGCATGATAGCGTGTACGAGAGACTGTTATGATACATGTATTTTCGACAATAAGTATAAACCTTTGAATATTTTTCCCATAAATGGTTTTACTTGCTCAAGAGGAATTATGGATATAAAAAGAAATTCTATTAATAGGATAGAGTACCCTATTATTGATGGCAAAGAAGTTTCTTTACATACAGCAATTGAGCAAATAGCGAGAGTGATTAAAGGAGTAGAAGATAAAAGCAAAATTTTGCACATAGATTATGATGGTAACCAAGGTCTTTTAACTTGGTATTATCCTTCAAGATTATGGAATGTTATAGGAGCTTCTACTACAGACTATTCAATATGTAGTCTAGAGGGACATGAGGCAATAAAACAAATATATGGAACAAGTTTTGGTGCATTGCCTGAGGATTTTCTCAAATTTAATACGGTAGTATTTTGGGGAAGCGAGTCTGCAATAAGTTTTATTCATGGTTGGAAAATTTTGAAGAATAAATTTAAAGTCACAATAGATGTTAGACTAAGTGAAACAGCAAGAAGAAGTGACAAATATTATATTATAAAACCTGGATCAGATGTCTTTTTAGCAATAGGTATTCTTAAATTCTTATTAAAAAATAAGAAAATTGAAAATATTAAGAACTTGGATTTATATAATGTTAGTGATATAAGTCAAATAACAGGTATTTCAGAAGATAAAATTGAGGAATTAGCCAATTTTTATTCAGAAACTAAACCTTTAACAATTATAGGTTTTGCGTTAGGAAGGTCATTAAATGGAGGAAATGCTATAAGTACAATCTCTCTTATACCATATTTGCTAGGAATTCAACATGGATTTTTTTATTCTAATAGTCAAGGCTGGGGAATAGATTTTGATTATCTTAGGGGTCTTCACTTAGCTAGGCCAAGTAAAATAGTAAGCATGGCTGAAATAGGTGATAAAATAGATGAATTCCAAGTAATATTTGTATGGAATTCTAATCCTATAGTCTCTCTGCCTGGAGGAAATAAGATAGTCGAAAAAGTGAGAGAAGGTAAAGTTATTTTAATAGTTCATGATCCTTTTTGGTCAGAAACTGCAAAAATAGCTAACATAGTCATACCAGCATCTACTTTTTTGGAAAAAGAAGACGTAGTGTATAGTTATTGGCATCAATATCTAGTTTATAATGAACCTATTTTACCTAAAAAAGGAATCACAGAAATAGAATTTATTAATTTATTATCAAAAGAACTTAATATTCAACATAGTTTGCTTGAAGAGTCTCCTTGGAATGCTGTAGATTATTCTTTAAGAAAAACTGGTATTACTGTAGATTTATTAAAAAAGGAGAAAATAACGAAAATAACTCCTAAGATTACTTATAATGTTAAAGTAACCATTCCTCATCCTAATGAGTTGATAAAGCCAAGTGGAGATTTCATAGTATATTCTGCCCATCCTAATTATACTAATAGCCAATTTAAGGAAGTATATGGGGCAAAAACTGCGGTTATATATAATTCTAGTTTTGAAGGATATGGTTATATAACTTCTACATCAGGAAAATTAAAGGTACGATTTAAAAAAGATAATAAAATACCGTCTGGAGTATATTTTGTGTTTAAAAATTCATTATTAACTGATGAAGGGATATCAATAAACTCTATTATTCCGTCAAACAAAGGAAAATACGGAGGACCGTTACTTAACGTTAATTTAAAAATAGATTTTCTTAAAAATTAATAGAATAGTTTATTAGCTTTGTTTTTTGGCTTAAACCGAATATAGTTTGATAAATAGAGATACTAGATGGATGTTCTCAGCTTTATTTTTTGGTATAGTTAATGGTCCATTATCAACATTAGTTAGTTTAGAGATACTTAATTTAGGAGGAAACGCAATAGATGTAGCTTACGCTATAACATCAGCAAATGTAGTTCTTATACCAGCATCCATGTTTTGGGGAATTATTGCAGATAGATATCACTTAAGGAACATAATAATTCTAGGATTTTCGTTATCAACCTTATTTTTATCATTAATGTACTTTACGTATTCTATACCTCTTTTGACTCTATCTTATTCAATATTTACTTTCTTTAGTGTTGCTTATAGTACTCCAATGAATCTACTAGTTATGGAAACTAGTGAGAAAAGTAAATGGGCATATAATTTTTCAAGACTCTCAATGTTATCTTCTATAGGTTCTTTAATAGGTCTTATTTTATCCACATTATTAGTTGCAATAATAAGGATATTTCAAGTCTATCTTTTTTTAACAATATTTGGAATAATGGCTTTAGGTTCTTCAGTTCTTTATACACCTAAGACTATTATAGGAATAGAAAGGACTAGTATGCTACACCATAAGGAGTCATTTTTAACTAGATTAAAAATGATACCGCTTATTTTTCTTCATTTTCCTTCAGTTCATAGTTTCAAGATGTTTAAATTATCAAGATTATTACGAAAACCTATAAATTATCTTCCTTTGCTTTATCTAGCTATATTTATATTTTATATATCTAGTGGTTTATTTAATACAGTATATCCAGTTAGCCTTTATCAAGGAAATTTGTCTAAATCTGAAGTATTAGGTATAATAACTGAAGGTATGTTAGCGCAAATAGTTACTTTCCACTTTACCGGTAAATTATTAGAAAAAATCGACGAAAGAGAAGCTGCCTCTAAAGCTTTACTTTTAAGGGGAGGAAGTTACATAATTTTGGGTATAGTTACTTTATTCCCTAGTCTTCTCCTTGGTGCAGGAGCAATTTTTTATCCATTAGCAGCAGGTTTGGCATTTTCTACGTATTACTCGGCATCGAATACATTAATTTTTAAGGCAGTTGGAGGTAGAAGACAAGGTACTACATTAGGAGTATATAGTACATTAGTTGGAATAGCAATGTTTATAGGTTCTTTATTGTCCGGATATATTTCGCATTATTATGGATTTATAACAGATTTTATTATTGCTGGTACATTATTATTTATATCTAGTTATATATTTAGATATATAGAGGAAGGTTAATTACGTTTTCTTCCTACCTCTAATAAAACCTATAACTCCTACTGCTATGCCTACAAATATTGTCACTAGGCCTAAAATACTAGCCAATTCGATCAGAGTAATATCGAGGGCGCTAATATATCCATAAGAATAATACAAGTTTTGAGAGGTAGTTTGATTATTAGTTATTTGCATTGTTCCTTCTAACGGTCTTATATAATAAATATAAGTATGATTCTCTATATTAGACTCAGACACATTGGAAGGTAATCCGCTAACTCTAAGAGGTAGATAAGAAGAGGTATTGTATATTAATACGAACATGCTATTATTATTTTTTCCGTTAAAATATATATTTGTAGACTCTCCAGGATTTAATGCTACTTCATGTGAATTTTTGATTATTTGCGACGAAATATAATTAGCTTGTTGATATGCTAAAAGAGGTGATAATACAAATACTAAAACGAGTCCTACTATGGCTATTATTATACCTATCTTAAGTAAAGTATGCATTAATATATTACATCTCGTGATTGTCTAAAATATTTTATCCTAGTTTTATGTATACTTCTGATTTATCTAATAATATTGATGCAGATAAATATATTGAAAAATATTTGGAAAAATAATAACAATTACTCATTTAATCTTTCAATTTAGTTAGCTTCTTTTTAAGACCATTTAAACACGCATTACAACATGCATAGTATATTTTTTTACCTCTTTTGTAAATAATAGGTTCAGATTCAATTTTTCCTCCACAATAATCACAATATAACGAAGTTCTAACAAATCTCTTTCCTAAGGAACGGGCTAATATTACATTTTTTGGTTTTATCTTTTCAAGTTCATTCTCTATTTCGTTTAGAGTATTGCTTCTAATTAGAGAAATGAAGTCTCCGGAAATAGTTTTATAGCATTCTGTAGATTTACACGAATCAGTTACAACAAATGCTACTAATTCTTTATCTTTAGCCTCTATAGTAAACTTAACTCCTTTTTTCCTTAAGGAATTTATTATTCTAGAAACTGTTACTCTGCTTAAACCTAGCTGTTTTGCTATTTTAGCTGCAGG
This genomic window contains:
- the queC gene encoding 7-cyano-7-deazaguanine synthase QueC produces the protein MCSVSGVIIFDNSNFDKIEKKFAQIMKKAEDRGRDSFGIVAIEKDGNVRSIRSLGKPSDYEEKLYGIFNENTNVVIANNRAEPTTEYINKKSEKDIQPFEGGRYVVSHNGIIANDNEIERKYGIHRQTKIDSAIIPPFLDKLWDGSLESLRKSLSEIKGSFAFILGDKKRPDRIFAVQNFKPIYMAYDFSLKAAFFSSLDDYFDVKPFDPVNVKKLDPYSIVEITKDMKINQIPLISKLSKRALVIASGGLDSTVAATKLIRDGYDVTLIHFNYNHKAEEKEREAVRKISEYLNVKLIEMDTNIFKIIGHTSLLKNGGEIIKDRMGEEGAEFAHEWVPARNSIFMTIALGIAEAEGYDAVATGINLEESGAYPDNEMEFIRLFDKLSPYVTGPNKKIDILMPVGNLVKHEIVKLGVEIGAPLHLTWSCYEGGNKHCGRCGPCYMRKTAFKINGLKDPVEYES
- a CDS encoding 2-keto-4-pentenoate hydratase, yielding MNKAELLFEAYKERKTIEPFPLTQEEAKDIGKEFSNMLVSYEGFGGYKIAKGGVIGILTKKMITFDNVELWFPTHKLEVEIIALVKNGRLEKTFLGLELPATRFNTWDLSQEYIIADDAFAGRLYVGKEIEPPFGIFKLSINDKFTAEGGPSYSIKDLIKSDMNGYISLGAFIGPLKISKGDKIKVEGKKTINVKLI
- a CDS encoding molybdopterin-dependent oxidoreductase, which codes for MIACTRDCYDTCIFDNKYKPLNIFPINGFTCSRGIMDIKRNSINRIEYPIIDGKEVSLHTAIEQIARVIKGVEDKSKILHIDYDGNQGLLTWYYPSRLWNVIGASTTDYSICSLEGHEAIKQIYGTSFGALPEDFLKFNTVVFWGSESAISFIHGWKILKNKFKVTIDVRLSETARRSDKYYIIKPGSDVFLAIGILKFLLKNKKIENIKNLDLYNVSDISQITGISEDKIEELANFYSETKPLTIIGFALGRSLNGGNAISTISLIPYLLGIQHGFFYSNSQGWGIDFDYLRGLHLARPSKIVSMAEIGDKIDEFQVIFVWNSNPIVSLPGGNKIVEKVREGKVILIVHDPFWSETAKIANIVIPASTFLEKEDVVYSYWHQYLVYNEPILPKKGITEIEFINLLSKELNIQHSLLEESPWNAVDYSLRKTGITVDLLKKEKITKITPKITYNVKVTIPHPNELIKPSGDFIVYSAHPNYTNSQFKEVYGAKTAVIYNSSFEGYGYITSTSGKLKVRFKKDNKIPSGVYFVFKNSLLTDEGISINSIIPSNKGKYGGPLLNVNLKIDFLKN
- a CDS encoding MFS transporter, with protein sequence MFSALFFGIVNGPLSTLVSLEILNLGGNAIDVAYAITSANVVLIPASMFWGIIADRYHLRNIIILGFSLSTLFLSLMYFTYSIPLLTLSYSIFTFFSVAYSTPMNLLVMETSEKSKWAYNFSRLSMLSSIGSLIGLILSTLLVAIIRIFQVYLFLTIFGIMALGSSVLYTPKTIIGIERTSMLHHKESFLTRLKMIPLIFLHFPSVHSFKMFKLSRLLRKPINYLPLLYLAIFIFYISSGLFNTVYPVSLYQGNLSKSEVLGIITEGMLAQIVTFHFTGKLLEKIDEREAASKALLLRGGSYIILGIVTLFPSLLLGAGAIFYPLAAGLAFSTYYSASNTLIFKAVGGRRQGTTLGVYSTLVGIAMFIGSLLSGYISHYYGFITDFIIAGTLLFISSYIFRYIEEG
- a CDS encoding TRASH domain-containing protein encodes the protein MSEETNEIKLSDIEFRVLQILKEDARMPAAKIAKQLGLSRVTVSRIINSLRKKGVKFTIEAKDKELVAFVVTDSCKSTECYKTISGDFISLIRSNTLNEIENELEKIKPKNVILARSLGKRFVRTSLYCDYCGGKIESEPIIYKRGKKIYYACCNACLNGLKKKLTKLKD